The DNA region CTCAGCGCAAATCTGGAACCATACATTCTTCTGGAATGGCATGAAACCAAATGGCGGCGGCGCTCCTGCTGGTGCATTGGCTGATGCAATCAATGCAAAATGGGGTTCATTCGACGAATTCAAAAAAGCATTCCAAGCTTCTGCAGTTGGCAACTTCGGCTCTGGCTGGACATGGTTAGTTAAAAAAGCAGACGGCTCTGTAGATATCGTGAACATGGGCGCTGCAGGCACTCCATTGACGACAGGCGACACAGCATTGCTAACGATTGACGTATGGGAACACGCATACTACATCGACTACCGTAACGCACGCGCTAAATTCGTAGAAGTATTCCTAGCTTCTTTAGCTAACTGGGATTTCGCATCAGCAAACTTTGCTTAATGCAATTTTCCAGCGGATTACATAGCTAATATTTAGCTTGTTAAATGACTAGTTAAATTTAAGTCCAATCAACTATATAATCTAAAAAAGCCTTAGTGGAAACACTAAGGCTTTTTTATTGACTACGCCTTGATTCCCCAGTTGCACTTTAGCAGACCCAATTAATATGGTGGAATACTGTTATGTCAAACAGAATTCCACCCTCCCTTAATTGGTTAATTGATAAACGTGCGCGCATTTCTGGAGAAGTTGAAAAAACTAGGCGATCCCTAAAACAAGCTCAATCATTAATTGATGAACTTAAAGATCTAGAAATCAAATTGAACGCAATTGATACCACGCTACAATTGCATGATATACAGATTGATATTGGTCTGATCAAGCCAATATCATCAAATTATTACCGCCTAAAAATTCCACATGGTGAACTCACAAAATCCATACTAACTTGTATCAGACTTTACGGAAAAACATCGCCTGTATCAAAATCAACTATTGTTGATTTCGTAATAGCTAGGCACTTTCATTATGATGCCGAACAAATTTCCAATGCACAAATTAGAGGCAGTATTGGCAATAGATTAAAAAATTTATGTCGAGATGGCGTTATTGAAAGGCATCACTCACCAGATTCAACCAAAGAAGGTCTTTGGGCCATAAATCCAAAATTTAACTTCAACGCAGACATATAAAAAGTCACCAGCTCACCTGACAAGCACTCCAAAAATATGCTATCTGTCAGATCATGTGTGGGCTAGCTCAAAAGCAGCATTCTCGTTTTTATATAAATCAAGGATTTATGTACGGCCCTAACAGTGAGTATTCTTGCTAACAGGTGCCACCAAATATTGCAGGATATGCACCACAGATTACAACGCGAATGCGCCATCTAAAATTATTTTACATAAGCCACTATTTTTATTTGTTAACGACTGCAAAATCCGCAAAGCGGACATAGCAATGCAACATAACTAAATGCTTGTCACTAAATCAAAAAAACTCCTAATGTTATTTTTACTTTTCAAAGTTCTATTCAGTTTATCTATCTGATCATTCAGACTAGCAATTTCACACAGTTAAGCCACGCCTGTTTAATAGCATCCATAGCAGAGAGCTATTTTTTAACAAACAAACAGGAGCTTTAAAATGAAATCAATTATCGCAGCAGCAGTATTAGCAGGTTTATCAACATCAGCATTTGCAGGTCCAGTTACTGCTGACAGCAACTTAGCAATTGGCGCAAATACCATCTTAGCTAAATTCGAGCGTGTAACAGAAGTTAAATCTAATGAGCCATTAAGTGTAGATAAATCACTTGCGATTGGTGCAAATACAATTTTAGCCAAATTTGAACGTGTAACAGAAGTTGACTTAAATCGTTCTTCTAATCCAAATGTAGCTAAAAACAGCTTTATCGACAGCATTGCAAGTCAAAATGTATATGCAGGTAAACAAACAAAAAACCTTCAATCAAGTTTACAAAAAACACCTACTGCTTACTAGGCATTAAGCAATTTAATGATATTTGAGTGGTGTTTTTAGCATGTATTTATACATGATTTCAAGTAGCTATAACTAGATGACACCACTCATGTCGATATAAATAAATGCATACAAAATATGGCCACAGGTTGCTAATCCCAATTTGTGGTCTTTTTTAGTTCAGAGTTAGTCATGAATTTAGAGATCTAACCAGCGTTTAAAATTTAAAATGCCTTAGTGGCAAAGTTAAAGGAGAAGAAATGAATAAACTAAAAAAAACATTCTTGATGTCAACAATTGCTATTGCAGTGGCCTCGTCACTGACGACAACACCTGCGTATGCGATGAAAGATGCTAATAATCAGTTCTGGTGGCCAGAGCAACTTGATTTGCGCCCATTACGTCAAAATGGCGCTGAAAACAATCCCTTAGATAATAACTTTAAATACAGTGAAGCATTTTTAAAGTTAGATATTAAAGAAGTTAAAAAAGACATTGAAAAAGTCATGAAGACATCACAAGCCTGGTGGCCTGCAGATTATGGTACTTATGCACCATTCTTTATCCGTATGGCTTGGCATAGTGCTGGTGTGTATCGCGTATTCGATGGTCGTGGTGGTTCAGCAGGTGGTCAACAGCGATTTGAGGCACTTAACAGTTGGCCTGATAACGTAAACTTAGACAAAGCACGTAGATTACTATGGCCTGTAAAACAAAAGTACGGTGATAGTTTGTCTTGGGGTGACTTGATGACGCTTACTGGAAACGTAGCACTTGAGTCGATGGGCTTTAAGACCTTTGGTTTTGCTGGCGGTCGTGTCGATGACTGGGAAGCTGAAATTGTCAATTGGGGTCCAGAAAAAGAGTTTTTAGCAGATAAAAGATATTCTGGCGACAGAGAGCTTGCTAAGCCATTAGCTGCGGTGCAAATGGGTTTGATTTACGTTAATCCAGAAGGCCCAAACGGCAATCCAGACCCACTATTAGCCGCTAAAGATATTCGTGATACGTTTGCGCGTATGGCAATGAATGATGAAGAAACGGTTGCGTTAATTGCTGGAGGTCACACATTTGGTAAAGCGCACGGCGCACACAAACCTGAAGAATGTGTTGGTAAAGAGCCAGCTGCTGCAGGAATTGAAGAGCAAGGCTTTGGTTGGAAAAATAAATGCGGTAAAGGTCATAGCGAAGACACTGTTACAAGTGGTCTTGAAGGTGCTTGGACATTCAATCCGACGGCATGGACAACACAGTATTTGGACAACCTCTTCAACTTTGATTGGGTACAAACTAAAAGTCCAGCTGGAGCAATTCAATGGGTTCCAAAAAATGCCGAAGATCTGAAAGCAGTGCCAGATGCGCATGTTGCAGGTAAACGTCATGCACCTATTATGTTTACTACTGACTTATCTCTAAAATTTGATCCAAGCTACAGTAAAATCGCTAAACGCTTTAAAGATAATCCAGAAGAGTATCAACTTGCATTTGCAAAAGCATGGTTTAAGTTAACCCATCGTGATATGGGTCCAAGCGTGCGTTATTTAGGTAGCGAAGTGCCAAAAGAAACACTCATTTGGCAAGATCCGATTCCTGAGTTAAATCATGCTGTCATTGATGCCAAAGACATCAGTAGCTTAAAAACAGCGATTTTAGCAACGGGTTTAACTGGTCCAGAACTCGTTAGAACTGCATGGGCTTCAGCATCTACTTTCCGTGGTACTGATATGCGCGGTGGTGCTAATGGCGCGAGAGTAAGACTTGCCCCACAAAAAGACTGGAATGTTAATAATCCTAAAGAGCTAGCAAAAGTATTAGCAAAACTTGAAGATGTTCAGAAGTCTTTTAATGCGCAACTAAAAGGCGGAAAAAAAGTTTCTTTTGCCGATGTGATTGTTCTAGCAGGTAATGCAGCGGTAGAAGATGCAGCTAAGAAAGCAGGGATGACAATTACGGTTCCATTTAAACCAGGTCGTATGGATGCAACTGCTGCTCAAACAGATGTTCATTCATTTAGCTTTTTAGAGCCAAAAGCTGATGCGTTTAGGAATTACTACACAACTCAGAATTACTTGTCACCAACAGATGCATTAGTTGATAAAGCTACGTTGCTAAACTTAACTATTCCTGAAATGACTGTATTGTTGGGAGGACTTCGTGTTCTTGACGCCAATGCAAATGGTTTAAAACATGGTGTATTTACGCAAAGACCAGGTACATTAAGTAACGATTTCTTTGTTAATTTACTTGATATGTCAACCGAGTGGAAAAAAGCCAGTACCGAAGGTCTGTATGAAGGTTTTGATCGCACGACCAAAAAAATTAAATGGACAGCTACACCTGTTGATTTAATTTTTGGATCACAATCTGAGCTACGTGCTGTTGCAGAAGTGTATGGCTCGAACAACAGTCAAACTAAATTTGTGCAAGACTTTACTAAGGCATGGGTAAAAGTAATGGAAGCTGACCGCTTTTAATTACCTTTTAGTAAGCCCTCTTTAGTTTGGGAAGGCGGCGTAATTCATATGCCGCCTTTTTCTTTGTTATATTGAATTGACTTATCAAAAAATGCTTTATTGATTATATGAATAAAGCTATAGATGATACAAATAGCACTATATTCATGAGTTACCATCATAACTTACATAGATAAGCTTAACTGTTATAGAAATATTGGATTTAAAAAATGAATTTGAGAGATTTACACTACTTAGTTGCGGTAGCGGATCAACGGAACTTTAGCAAAGCGGCAAACCAGTGCGCAATAAGCCAACCTACGCTAAGTAATCAGATTAAGAAGTTAGAAGATTTATTAAATGTACAAATATTTAATCGAGATTCACAAAACGTGAATATGACATCTGTTGGTTCACAGATCGTCGATATTGCTCGAAAAATAACCAAAGATGCTGAAACCATTAAACTGATTGCCAAACAAGCTTCTAGTATTAACGACAACAAGATCATTATGGGTGCGTTCCCAACGCTTGCAAATTACGTATTCCCAGAGTACGTGTTTAGATTAAAGCAGTTGTATGAGGGTATGAAACTCACTTTAATTGAAGAGAAAACAGATATCTTAATCGACATGCTGGTCTCATCAAGGGTTGACGTCGCATTTTTAGCAATGCCAGTAGATGACGATCGGTTGGAAGGTATTGCGCTATTTGATGATCCATTTTATGTCGCTGTCTCTGACAGGCATCCCTTCGCAGATAAAAACGAAATTGATATAGATGAATTGATCAATGAGAATCTACTATTATTAGATGAGGGTCATTGCTTACGCTCACAAATGCTTAAATTATGTTCAGCTTCTCATCATTATGCAGATGACTTTCGTGCAGCAAGCTTAGAAACGTTAAGAGTGATGGTTAAAAGTGGTATCGGTATTACGTTAATGCCAAGTGTTTCTATTTATCCAGGTGAAAGTGATATTAAATACATACCCATCAAATCGAATCCTTTTAGGACTATTGGTCTTTTTTGGAAAAAGAATAACCCAAGAAAAGAGTTATTCGAGAGTGTTGCATCAAACCTTTCTTACATGCCTGTACAAGATGAATTTTAAGAATTTAATATTTTATTTATTAATGATTTTGAAAAGTTAAGATAAGTCTGATTTGACTACATAACGCCAAAATCCGCATTTATCAATTCAAAGCCGAATTTGAAAGCCAAATGATGAAAGCTAATAAACCTCCTTTTTAAGAACTATTCAGTAATTCTACGCTTGATAATGGTCATATAAATATAATCTATGAATCCATTCTTTATTAATGACTTTTTATTTCTAATTAATCCTGATTTAAAACGTATTGCTCGACAATCTAAGGGTGAAATCACTCTAGAAGAATTAGAGTCTGAAGTAATCATCGCCATATCGGATTTTGAAGTTAAATACGAATGTGATTTCGATTATCTTTCTTTTACAGATAAAGACTGGTTGTGTAAAAGGCTTTATTTTAAGTTTGTTAAAAGGATAGACTATAAACTCAAGCATGCTCACAGGATTGATCAAGAATTAGAGAATGCGGATGGATCTTCATGGATTAATGAGCTACCTGCAAAAGAAACCAGTGACCCATTGCAGTGCGCACTTTTTGAAGAAAGTAATCGTGAAATCGAACAATTACTGGCCGATAGTTATTCTGAAGCTAAAGCTTATGTCATTAGTTTTGATCATTTTAATCAAGACAAAACTGATCTCAGTACATTCTTTAACATTACCCGCAGTACTTTAAATAACAGAGTCAATCGCGCCTTGTTACATGTTCGGCTTCAGCCATCTATTTTTGACGGAGTTGATAAAATTGATAAATCGTTTTTTCCTTTGTCTGGAGTGAAGAAAAACAAAAACTATCCTAAGTTAAATCCAATGAAGCTTCAATTTCTTTTTTAATCTCAAATATTAAATGACTGCTATGTCCCCCTTTGCAGACCAACAATCAATTGGCTTAGTTGAGATAGTTGTTAGTGGCTCCTTTGAAATAATTTTAGGTGGCTCTTTTCACTGGAATACTCACTCACAGCATTAACTGCAACTAAACTACCTCATAAGGTACTAATTGCGCCATAGCTTTACGCATAAGCTGCAATCGCTATTTTTAATAGATCAAACCACACTGCCGTGACTTATCGCAATAAGTATTTTCTTGACTTCAATAGCTCCTGAAGCTGTTTCAGTTGCAGCAATAGGCGTGTTATTTAAAAGTGTATGGAATCCACTAAGCCAATTCTCGGCTTTTGATTTTGTACCGAAAGTTTCGACTGCCAAAGCATGAATTTCGGCAAGATGAGGTGAGATCACAGATTTGGTCGTCATGAGCAAACTCCAAAAGAGAGGCATAAGCCTTACACGGCATTCTCCGACTCTACAGACCGGTTGCGGGACGCAAAGCTTATGACAAAGGTTATTATACCTGTTTACATGCCTCTGTAAAAATTTCTAGCTGGCATCAAGGAATTACATTTGACCATTCAATTTAAACGTAAATCACTCCATGAAGAAGCTATGAAGCCTTTTCCAACAAAGGAAATCTTTAAACTCTAATTTCAATGGTCGCTTCGTGCTGTTTAGAGCTAAATAAATATTTACATATTTTGATAAAGTGGTATTGTTGTTTGCATAAAGCTACGTCAATGCGAGTGAAAAAACGTAGCGCCGTCTGGGAAACTGGATGTCACCAGGAGTGGCTAGGTGTGAAAGCACTAAGAGAATCTTGCATGCAGTGGCCGCTTATGCGGCCATTGTTCTTTCTAAGCTTTAATTGTTAGCTTCATACACTGTAAAAGTTATGGAGTTAATAAAAATTGGGTATTCTTGAAGCGTGGTTGACATCAACCTCTTGTCACGATTTCATCGTGCTGACTGTTCCGCTAGACCAAATCATTAACTTTAGCCCCCTATGTCTTTTATGGATTAATATATTTTATCGATATTAAATTAGTTGGTTAAAAACGATGAACTCGATTAGTTTTAGTAATGCTTTTGATGCAGTTACAGACAATATAGAAGAAGCCAAAGAGCTACAAGTTCGTGCCGATCTGATGATTGCGCTGCGAGACATTTTAGAAGACAAAGGTTGGAAGCAAGCTGAAGCTGCCGAAGTGTTCAAATTATCACAACCACAAATTAGTGACTTATTGCAGGGGAAGATTGATAAGTTATCTATAGACTTGTTAATGACTTGCTTGCATCGCTATCGTTGCACGCAACCCGCCTCATAAATCGTTAGTAACAACTGCATAAAGTATTACTAAATTAAAACTCTAACTAATATCGCATTAGTCAGAGTTTTAATTAAAGATTAAGTTTGGTTATAAACGACTGCTTAGATCATGTCTAATCTAATACATATTAGCTATAACAATATTCAAAGCCCAGCCGCTTCCCTTGGTTATATCCACAAAATGCTTTAGAAGGCTCTTTATTAAGTATTTTTGATAACAACGAGTAGAATTTATCTTCAATCCCAAGTGTTTTGCTGTCATTCCTAAATCCAGCCTCAGAAGCGTAAAATGACAAATAAGTTTTGCTCATGGCATTGAACGTTCCAAACTCTGCTCGTCGTATTCTTGAGAAGAAAGACTCCGCTTGGTTGTTATTTATACCAAAATCGTTTTGATATTGTGCCGAATGGTTCACAGCAGAATGCTTAATCCCTAATAGAGGCTCTATTTTGCTAAACGCTCCTCCAAAATCCGTCATGATTTCAGAACCTTTAGCAACTGATTTTTTTATAAGTGGCAGAATAATCTCAGCTTTTTCCTTTTTCAAAACATAAGTAATTGTTCTATTGGAGCCGTATGATTGATTACCATTTGATGCAATTTGTGATAACGCTAAAATAATTCGACGATTCTCCAATTTCTTTAGATTGGAAGATTCTGGATGTGCTTTTTTATCAGGAACGATAGAATCCTTCCTGACTCTCAGTTTATTATTAACTAAAAAAGAATCAGAAGATTTCCTATTATTGCTTCTCCGAGGCTTGCCACAAATATGCATGCAGTCTATATGAACTGTACCTTCAAGTGGGCTTAGATCCATAGTTTCAAAAACTACCTCTCTTATTTTATTGATGTTTAAAAATGCGGTTTTGTAAGTTACTCCTAAATCCGATGGAAGCTCATTCGCATTCGCCCCTTGCAATCCCGTAACGAAAGAGAAGAGGATGCACAGTAGCTTAGATAAACTTAACTTTCTATTATGAAATACAGTGCCAGAAGTTACGCTGAACCGATGGTTGCAGTGTTTGCAATGCCATTGTTTTCTTGTATTGATAAACCAGTGCTTTTCAACTGCACCACATTCCGGACAAGCAAATTTTTCTTCTTCTCCAAACCTGCGAACCCTAAATATTTCCCAACATTCTTCCTCTGTAAGTCTTGCCAATTGGTATAGAGTTAACTTTCTATTGGCCTTATTTCTACTGTAATGCATTGCCATATAAACCTGCCTTTTCTTTTAAATGAAAATTGCAGGCGTAGCGAAGTGTTTTTTCAGACAACAACAATCTGTCCAACATTAAAACAATCATTGGTTTTTCTTGACAAACACATCTATAAAGCTAAAATATACTTACAGTCCTGTTAGATTGCAGCACATTTCAAAGCTCAGAACCTTTGGCGAGGTTTTCTGGGCTTTGTGCTTTCTACGCCCTACTATTAAATCTTCGTATTTACTCCATCTTTTAACTCCCCTCTTAAATATGGGCTTTTTGAGCCCTGTACAAAATTAGTTTTTATTTGCTAGATTTCTGATATAGGATTTCTATCCATTCATCAACATCTTTTAGTCGCCATTTCCTGGTTCTGCCAATACGCATGAATAAGGGGGCATTGCCATCTGAAATCAAATACTCAAGCTTACGTAGGCTAACTCCTAGCCTTTGAGCTACTTCTTTCGCATCAATCAGCATTTTCTTTTCCATATCTAAGCCCATGCGGTTATTTGCAGTTACATGCATTTTGAATAGGAAATCTGTATCATGGTAGTCATTATAAAAACATCAAATGTCAAATAATGAGTGGCATTAATTTTCTGCGTATCGGATGGACAGAGCTGCACAATTCAGCAATGATTTTTGGTGCTGAAGTGGATTATTGGCCGCCTGATTATCCTGAGCTGGTAAATAGGATTTACTTAGATACGCGGTTGTATAGCAATTTGCTACCCAGGATAGTTAAGGATTCACATGTGGATTTGGAGGCCTACGGCTGCCGATCCGATCTTATTTTTAATATGATTTTTAAGCGGATCCGTAAAAATGCAAAGAACCATGACAACTTAAGGTGGTGGCAATATCTGACAAGCGAAAAATCTGTCAACACGCTATTAAATGATTTTCAAAAGAGTTCTTTTAATTTTCACAACACTCAAGCACCAGTATTTTCAAGAATACAAATCCACACAATTGCAAAATATGGCATGTGGCTGATCAATCATGAGACAGAAGACCCTAAGCAGGATTCATTAGCAATGCTATGGGGGATGGCATTAATTGGTGTGACTAAATATCTCTGGGATAAGCAAGGAATTTGCGAGTTTTGTTATCGCAGGACCTGGCCTGGTAGGCGATTTTGTGAGGGGCACTCACAAAGCCAAAGCGATACCAAAAATCGCTCTAAAAATTATATGAATTACAGAACCGGCAAAAAAGCACATGAATTAATTAAAAAACACGAATTAACAGAAAGAGTTCAGGGTGCCACTATGCTCAAGCAAGCAATTTCAGCAACAGCAATGTGTGATTTGCTCTATCCAGAATTTCTGGATAAAGAAGTTAAAACTGATGAGAAGGATATGATTTTTCAGGCGCTATCTCAGTGCCCATACGTACTAGCCAGACTCAAGATGCAAATAGGCTGTTCTTATGATGAATTCATTAATTTGGAATATGACCATTTAATTAACCATCTAAGGCAAACGTTAGATCCCTATGAATTGTCGTGTAGAGGTTGGCAATTAAAAATATTTTCAGCTGAAATTTGGTTTGCTGCGGAAAGGAAAGTAAGTCCTGGCGTACGAAAGAATGGCAAAAAGGCCACAGCAAGAATTGCTGCAACTAAAAAGCTTGCTGCATTAGGACTCACAAAGTCTGAAATTGCACGCAAACTTAAAATAAGTCCATCGACAATTTCAAAATGGATTGTACGTAAACCAGAAATTTCATGGATTTAATTTGCATTTCTCAACAAAAGAGCAAACACTCGTTAAATATGTTTAATAACGAGCATTTATGATACTATAATAACGATGATAAATCGTGATGAAGAATATATCGGTAAATTACGCGACTACTATGCGCATCATCATGTGTTGCCTTCTTTTTCAGGAATTGCAAAGCTAGTTGGTTTAAAAACAACTTCCGCAGTGTCTTCTTTCGTCAAACGTATGAAAGAAATTGACTTATTGTCATCGACACCAGACAAACGATTGCAACCTGGAAAACGTTTCTTTGATCGAGAGATATTGGATAACGTGCAAGCTGGAGCTCCTCGCTCAGCCAATGATAATCGTGGCGATGTAATCTCTATAGATGACTACCTTATTGAGCAACCATCCAGAACAATCATGCTTTCTGTAAAAGGAGACTCTATGATTGATGCTGGTTTGATGCCAGGTGATGTTGTAATCGTAAAAAAAGGCGCCCCATCAAAGGCCGAGGATGTTGTAGTGGCGATTGTCGATAATGAATTTACTATAAAATACCTAGCGCATGATAAAGCTGGATTCTATTTAAAACCAGGAAACAAAGGTTACCCTCCTATCAGACCAAAAGATCATCTTGAAATATTTGGTTTGGTTGTTGGTTCATTTAGAAAATATCATTAGATTGGACTTTGTTTATGGTTGATCATGAATTTGGTGGTTCGTGGACGGAGCAAAAGTTAGCTGCATTGAAAAGTTATCTGCAGGCATATCGATTGATATTTACTCAAAATGAGAAGGCTAAGCATTTTAAGACTATATATATTGATGCATTTGCCGGAACTGGTGAAAGGAAGAGCAGAGATGTTAACGTCATGGACTCACCACTTTTCTCAACAGCAGAATTGCCAGAAATTAATTCATATCAAAAGGGTAGCGCTAGAATAGCCCTTGAATTAGATGCACCATTTGATGAATATATATTTATTGATAAGAACGAAGAACACACAAATCAATTAAAGTTAACCATTAGTCAACACTACCCTGCATTGCAGGGGCATTGCAAAATATTATGCGGAGATGGCCCAGAATACATTCGTCAATTATGTCTATCCAATAAATGGCAAAAGGAGCGTGCTGTATTATTCCTTGACCCCTATGGCATGAATGTAGAATGGGAGTTGCTTTGTCTTATAGCAAAAACTAAAGCCATAGATTTATGGTTATTGTTTCCTTTAGGAACCGGTGCAAATAGATTATTAAAAAAAGACGGTTTGCCTGATAAAGGATTCTCAGAAAAATTAACCAAAATATTTGGCACTGACGAATGGAAAAAGGCGTTTTATAAGCAAGATCAACAAGCAAGCTTATTTGATGATGAAACATCTTTAGTAAAAGATGCTTCATTTGATGAAATAGGTCAATTTTTTATTGGCCGATTAAAAACAATATTTTCTGGTGTTTCGCCTACCACTAAGGCTCTTTATAACACACGCAACAATCCAATGTACTTATTGTGTTTTGCAGCGGGCAATCCCATTGGGGCACCTACAGCGATAAAAATAGCAAATCATTTGTTAAGGAAGTAATCATGGCAACTACAAGCAAAATTGAGTGGACTGAACAAACTTGGAATCCTACTGTGGGTTGCACAAAAGTTTCACCTGGTTGCAAGTTTTGTTATGCAGAGGTCATGGCGCAAAGACTTGAAGCTATGGGTACGCCAGGTTATGAAAATGGTTTTCAATTGACTATCCTGCCAAATAGACTGCTTGAACCACTTAAGAGGAAAGTACCTACCGTTTACTTTGTTAACTCAATGTCTGATTTATTTCATGAAGATGTTCCATTCAGTTACATTGATAAAGTATTCGAGGTCATCATTCAAGCAAGCCAACATACGTTTCAGATTCTCACCAAACGTAGTGCGCGAATGGCTGAGTATTTTGAAGGCAAAAAAGCTCCTAAAAATGCTTGGATTGGTGTATCCGTAGAAGATAAAAAATATGGGGTTCCTCGCATAGACGACCTAAGAAAAATCGATGCTCATATTCGTTTTCTTTCAGTAGAGCCATTACTCGAAGATGTTGGCCAACTTGATCTAAGTAATATACATTGGGTAATAGTTGGCGGGGAGTCTGGGCGTAATGCGCGCCCAATGAAAGCTGAATGGGCCGAGTCTATTCGAGATCAATGTAAAGAGTCTGGTGTTGCATTCTTCTTTAAACAATGGGGAGGATGGGGAGTGGATGGTAAAAAGAGAGCGAAGAAATACAACGGCAGAGAATTAAATGGCCGTACATGGGATGATATGCCAGACATGTCTGCATCGGTTTAAAATCACACCATGGCTCTAAAACACTACAATTGGGAAGATGGGCCAGATGCCATCCAGCAACATAGCATAGCTAAACATCGTATTCTTCAAAGCTATCTAGCTGCGTACTTTAAAACATTAGTTAGTTCTCCTAATCAAGATGAGTTGAGACTAACCATTGTTGATGGCTTTGCAGGCGGAGGGCTTTACTATCATCAGGACACAAAAGAGCTCATTAAGGGTTCGCCATTTGTATGCTTGAATGCTACAAAAGAGGCTGAATTTCTACTTAACCAAGGTAGAAGAAAGCCATTGAAATTAGATGTAAGTTATTTTTTCATTGAAGCTAATCGAAATGCT from Methylotenera sp. L2L1 includes:
- a CDS encoding Fe-Mn family superoxide dismutase is translated as MEHQLPALPYAKDALVPHISVETIEYHYGKHHQTYVTNLNNLIKGTEFENLSLEEIIKKSSGGIYNNSAQIWNHTFFWNGMKPNGGGAPAGALADAINAKWGSFDEFKKAFQASAVGNFGSGWTWLVKKADGSVDIVNMGAAGTPLTTGDTALLTIDVWEHAYYIDYRNARAKFVEVFLASLANWDFASANFA
- the katG gene encoding catalase/peroxidase HPI, which produces MNKLKKTFLMSTIAIAVASSLTTTPAYAMKDANNQFWWPEQLDLRPLRQNGAENNPLDNNFKYSEAFLKLDIKEVKKDIEKVMKTSQAWWPADYGTYAPFFIRMAWHSAGVYRVFDGRGGSAGGQQRFEALNSWPDNVNLDKARRLLWPVKQKYGDSLSWGDLMTLTGNVALESMGFKTFGFAGGRVDDWEAEIVNWGPEKEFLADKRYSGDRELAKPLAAVQMGLIYVNPEGPNGNPDPLLAAKDIRDTFARMAMNDEETVALIAGGHTFGKAHGAHKPEECVGKEPAAAGIEEQGFGWKNKCGKGHSEDTVTSGLEGAWTFNPTAWTTQYLDNLFNFDWVQTKSPAGAIQWVPKNAEDLKAVPDAHVAGKRHAPIMFTTDLSLKFDPSYSKIAKRFKDNPEEYQLAFAKAWFKLTHRDMGPSVRYLGSEVPKETLIWQDPIPELNHAVIDAKDISSLKTAILATGLTGPELVRTAWASASTFRGTDMRGGANGARVRLAPQKDWNVNNPKELAKVLAKLEDVQKSFNAQLKGGKKVSFADVIVLAGNAAVEDAAKKAGMTITVPFKPGRMDATAAQTDVHSFSFLEPKADAFRNYYTTQNYLSPTDALVDKATLLNLTIPEMTVLLGGLRVLDANANGLKHGVFTQRPGTLSNDFFVNLLDMSTEWKKASTEGLYEGFDRTTKKIKWTATPVDLIFGSQSELRAVAEVYGSNNSQTKFVQDFTKAWVKVMEADRF
- a CDS encoding LysR substrate-binding domain-containing protein, which encodes MNLRDLHYLVAVADQRNFSKAANQCAISQPTLSNQIKKLEDLLNVQIFNRDSQNVNMTSVGSQIVDIARKITKDAETIKLIAKQASSINDNKIIMGAFPTLANYVFPEYVFRLKQLYEGMKLTLIEEKTDILIDMLVSSRVDVAFLAMPVDDDRLEGIALFDDPFYVAVSDRHPFADKNEIDIDELINENLLLLDEGHCLRSQMLKLCSASHHYADDFRAASLETLRVMVKSGIGITLMPSVSIYPGESDIKYIPIKSNPFRTIGLFWKKNNPRKELFESVASNLSYMPVQDEF
- a CDS encoding antitoxin Xre/MbcA/ParS toxin-binding domain-containing protein — its product is MTTKSVISPHLAEIHALAVETFGTKSKAENWLSGFHTLLNNTPIAATETASGAIEVKKILIAISHGSVV
- a CDS encoding helix-turn-helix domain-containing protein produces the protein MNSISFSNAFDAVTDNIEEAKELQVRADLMIALRDILEDKGWKQAEAAEVFKLSQPQISDLLQGKIDKLSIDLLMTCLHRYRCTQPAS
- a CDS encoding IS1595 family transposase, with the translated sequence MAMHYSRNKANRKLTLYQLARLTEEECWEIFRVRRFGEEEKFACPECGAVEKHWFINTRKQWHCKHCNHRFSVTSGTVFHNRKLSLSKLLCILFSFVTGLQGANANELPSDLGVTYKTAFLNINKIREVVFETMDLSPLEGTVHIDCMHICGKPRRSNNRKSSDSFLVNNKLRVRKDSIVPDKKAHPESSNLKKLENRRIILALSQIASNGNQSYGSNRTITYVLKKEKAEIILPLIKKSVAKGSEIMTDFGGAFSKIEPLLGIKHSAVNHSAQYQNDFGINNNQAESFFSRIRRAEFGTFNAMSKTYLSFYASEAGFRNDSKTLGIEDKFYSLLSKILNKEPSKAFCGYNQGKRLGFEYCYS
- a CDS encoding helix-turn-helix transcriptional regulator; translation: MHVTANNRMGLDMEKKMLIDAKEVAQRLGVSLRKLEYLISDGNAPLFMRIGRTRKWRLKDVDEWIEILYQKSSK
- a CDS encoding helix-turn-helix domain-containing protein, whose protein sequence is MSGINFLRIGWTELHNSAMIFGAEVDYWPPDYPELVNRIYLDTRLYSNLLPRIVKDSHVDLEAYGCRSDLIFNMIFKRIRKNAKNHDNLRWWQYLTSEKSVNTLLNDFQKSSFNFHNTQAPVFSRIQIHTIAKYGMWLINHETEDPKQDSLAMLWGMALIGVTKYLWDKQGICEFCYRRTWPGRRFCEGHSQSQSDTKNRSKNYMNYRTGKKAHELIKKHELTERVQGATMLKQAISATAMCDLLYPEFLDKEVKTDEKDMIFQALSQCPYVLARLKMQIGCSYDEFINLEYDHLINHLRQTLDPYELSCRGWQLKIFSAEIWFAAERKVSPGVRKNGKKATARIAATKKLAALGLTKSEIARKLKISPSTISKWIVRKPEISWI